A stretch of the Gracilinanus agilis isolate LMUSP501 chromosome 4, AgileGrace, whole genome shotgun sequence genome encodes the following:
- the OLIG3 gene encoding oligodendrocyte transcription factor 3 codes for MNSDSSSVSSRASSPDMDEMYLRDHHHHHHHHHQDSRLNSVSSTQGDLVQKMSGEGLSRGGSKAGGESSKYKIKKQLSEQDLQQLRLKINGRERKRMHDLNLAMDGLREVMPYAHGPSVRKLSKIATLLLARNYILMLTSSLEEMKRLVGEIYGGHHSAFHCGTVGHSAGHPTHAANAVHQVHPILGSALSSTNTSTPLSASLPGIGTIRPPHSLLKAPSTPPALQLGSGFQHWAGLPCPCTICQMPPPPHLSALTTANMARLSAESKDLLK; via the coding sequence ATGAATTCTGACTCAAGCTCTGTCTCCAGCAGAGCTTCCTCTCCGGACATGGATGAGATGTACCTGAGagaccatcaccaccatcaccaccatcaccatcaggATAGCCGCCTCAATTCGGTCTCCTCCACCCAGGGTGATTTGGTGCAGAAGATGTCTGGGGAAGGCCTTTCCCGCGGCGGCTCCAAAGCGGGAGGCGAGAGCagcaaatacaaaattaaaaagcagCTCTCAGAGCAGGACCTGCAACAGCTCCGACTGAAGATCAACGGGAGGGAGCGCAAGAGGATGCACGACCTAAACCTCGCCATGGATGGACTTCGAGAGGTCATGCCCTACGCCCATGGGCCCTCAGTCAGGAAGCTCTCCAAAATCGCCACCCTCCTGCTGGCCAGAAACTACATCCTGATGCTCACCAGCTCCCTGGAGGAGATGAAGAGGTTGGTGGGCGAGATCTATGGGGGGCATCACTCCGCTTTCCACTGTGGGACTGTCGGCCACTCTGCGGGGCACCCGACCCACGCGGCCAATGCAGTGCACCAGGTGCACCCCATCCTAGGCAGCGCTCTCTCTTCCACTAACACCTCCACACCACTCTCAGCGTCTCTCCCCGGAATTGGCACCATCCGGCCGCCCCACTCTCTGCTCAAAGCCCCCTCCACACCTCCGGCCCTGCAGTTGGGCAGCGGCTTTCAGCACTGGGCCGGACTGCCGTGCCCCTGCACTATCTGCCAGATGCCTCCGCCGCCGCACCTGTCCGCCCTCACCACAGCCAACATGGCCCGCCTGTCCGCGGAATCCAAGGACTTGCTCAAGTGA